A part of Saliniradius amylolyticus genomic DNA contains:
- the rfbB gene encoding dTDP-glucose 4,6-dehydratase, translated as MNKTFLVTGGAGFIGSAVIRYLLSNTNSRVVNYDKLTYAGNLSSLQVVADNPNYTFIQADINDADAVAGALYAHQPDVILHLAAESHVDRSIDGPAEFIQTNIVGTYTLLEKVRGYWLWLKKQYPEKAKAFRFQHVSTDEVFGDLEPNDPAFDETTPYKPSSPYSASKASSDHIVRAWYRTYGLPVVITNCSNNYGPYQYPEKLIPTVIAKALAKEPIPVYGQGQQIRDWLYVDDHAEALITVAERGKIGETYAIGGATSGTEEVSNLKLVELMCQFIGRELNDGFDYKRLIEFVTDRPGHDFRYAINSHKIQNELGWQPRHNLASGLQNTVAWYLTNKAWWQALL; from the coding sequence ATGAATAAAACATTTTTAGTCACCGGCGGTGCCGGTTTTATTGGTTCGGCGGTGATACGGTATCTGCTGAGTAATACAAATAGCCGCGTGGTTAATTATGACAAGCTCACTTATGCGGGTAATCTAAGCTCCCTACAGGTGGTCGCTGATAACCCCAATTACACGTTTATTCAAGCCGATATCAACGACGCTGATGCAGTGGCCGGGGCTCTCTATGCTCATCAACCTGACGTCATTTTGCATCTTGCTGCAGAAAGTCATGTCGATCGCTCAATCGACGGGCCGGCAGAGTTTATTCAAACGAATATTGTTGGTACCTATACGTTATTGGAAAAAGTGAGAGGCTATTGGCTGTGGCTAAAAAAACAGTACCCTGAAAAGGCTAAGGCTTTTCGTTTTCAGCACGTCTCCACAGATGAAGTGTTCGGTGATCTCGAACCGAATGATCCTGCGTTTGATGAAACAACACCCTACAAGCCCAGCTCACCATACTCTGCCAGTAAAGCGAGCTCTGATCACATAGTCCGAGCATGGTATAGAACCTATGGGCTACCCGTTGTTATCACCAATTGCTCTAATAACTATGGGCCCTATCAATACCCGGAAAAATTGATTCCCACCGTTATTGCCAAAGCTTTGGCAAAGGAGCCCATTCCGGTTTACGGCCAGGGGCAGCAGATAAGAGACTGGCTTTATGTTGATGACCATGCCGAAGCGCTGATCACCGTCGCGGAAAGAGGCAAAATAGGTGAGACCTATGCAATTGGTGGCGCGACCAGCGGAACAGAAGAAGTCAGTAATCTAAAATTAGTGGAATTAATGTGCCAATTTATTGGCCGCGAGCTAAACGATGGGTTTGATTATAAGAGACTTATCGAATTTGTCACTGACCGCCCTGGTCACGATTTTCGTTACGCGATTAACAGCCATAAAATACAGAATGAGCTTGGCTGGCAGCCGCGTCACAACTTGGCGTCGGGCTTGCAAAACACCGTCGCCTGGTATTTAACCAATAAAGCCTGGTGGCAGGCGTTGCTATGA
- the rfbD gene encoding dTDP-4-dehydrorhamnose reductase, with product MAGVAMILVLGSNGQVGHELKRQLLERGYELLSPTRDELDLSNLDAVKTYLQAHQPTSMINAAAYTQVDKAESEPQSADMLNHRLPHTLAEYSQQTGAYLLHYSTDYVYAGQGTKPQDENAPLIPQSVYGKTKLAGEMAIQATTNRYSILRTSWVYSYRGHNFMNTMLKLASQRDVLTIVDDQVGTPTSADILATFSILAYEERLKGIYNLTQEGEVSWYGFAKAIFELARKNKRLPNVPKLLPIKTCDYPTPAIRPLNSRLDCGKLLKALDGVKLSDWKTGLSKEMTKQQLPGNQQGTSQ from the coding sequence GTGGCAGGCGTTGCTATGATATTAGTTCTTGGTAGCAATGGTCAGGTTGGTCACGAGTTAAAAAGACAACTGCTGGAACGTGGCTATGAGTTGCTATCTCCAACTCGTGACGAACTTGATTTGAGCAACCTGGATGCAGTAAAAACTTACCTGCAAGCACATCAGCCGACGTCCATGATCAATGCCGCCGCCTACACACAGGTGGACAAAGCGGAATCTGAGCCTCAATCAGCTGATATGTTAAACCATCGCTTGCCACACACATTGGCAGAGTACAGTCAGCAGACCGGTGCTTACTTATTACATTACTCCACCGATTACGTATACGCTGGACAGGGCACAAAGCCTCAGGATGAAAACGCCCCCCTTATCCCCCAGTCTGTTTACGGAAAAACCAAATTGGCTGGCGAAATGGCGATACAGGCGACGACAAATCGGTACAGCATTTTGCGTACCAGCTGGGTATATAGTTATCGTGGGCATAACTTTATGAACACCATGCTGAAGCTTGCTTCACAGCGTGACGTGCTCACCATCGTTGACGATCAGGTTGGTACCCCGACCTCAGCCGATATCCTCGCTACCTTTAGCATTTTGGCTTACGAAGAGCGGCTAAAGGGCATTTACAATCTCACCCAAGAAGGCGAGGTCAGCTGGTATGGGTTTGCCAAGGCAATTTTTGAACTCGCTCGCAAGAACAAGCGGCTTCCGAACGTGCCTAAGCTCTTACCAATAAAAACCTGTGACTACCCGACCCCAGCTATAAGGCCACTAAACTCTCGTCTGGACTGCGGTAAACTGTTAAAAGCATTAGATGGCGTCAAACTTAGTGACTGGAAAACAGGCTTGTCGAAAGAAATGACCAAACAGCAACTGCCAGGCAACCAGCAAGGAACCAGCCAATGA
- the rfbA gene encoding glucose-1-phosphate thymidylyltransferase RfbA produces MRESEKSAYKGIILAGGAGTRLHPITLGVSKQLLPVYDKPMIYYPLSVLMLAGIREVLIITTPEDKAGFQKLLGDGSQFGIQLSYAVQPSPGGLAQAFLIGETFIGDSPVCLVLGDNIFHGQGFTGKLKEAVSNTHGATVFGYWVKDAQRFGVIDFDNNGVATSIEEKPEHPKSNYAVTGLYFYDNDVVDIAKSVTPSSRGELEITSVNNAYLERGKLRVEKFGRGFAWLDTGTHDSLIEASQYVQTIEHRQGLKVACLEEIAWSNHWIDRETLQTQAEALAKTEYGQYLKRLL; encoded by the coding sequence ATGAGGGAGTCAGAAAAGTCAGCCTATAAAGGCATTATTTTGGCTGGTGGCGCGGGCACCCGGTTACATCCCATTACCCTGGGGGTTTCGAAACAGCTGTTGCCCGTTTATGACAAGCCGATGATTTATTATCCGTTATCGGTATTAATGCTGGCCGGTATTCGTGAAGTTCTGATCATCACCACCCCAGAAGACAAAGCTGGCTTCCAAAAGTTGCTTGGCGATGGCAGCCAGTTTGGGATTCAGCTAAGCTACGCGGTCCAGCCAAGTCCCGGTGGATTAGCTCAGGCTTTTCTTATCGGTGAGACGTTTATTGGTGATAGCCCGGTTTGTTTAGTGCTGGGGGATAACATCTTCCACGGACAAGGGTTTACTGGCAAGTTAAAAGAAGCCGTGTCGAATACCCACGGCGCGACTGTTTTTGGTTACTGGGTGAAAGATGCGCAACGTTTTGGTGTCATTGATTTTGACAATAATGGCGTGGCAACCTCAATTGAAGAAAAGCCAGAGCATCCTAAATCAAACTATGCCGTGACAGGACTGTACTTTTACGACAATGATGTGGTTGATATTGCGAAATCAGTGACGCCCTCAAGTCGTGGTGAACTGGAAATCACCAGTGTGAACAACGCCTACCTTGAACGAGGAAAACTGCGGGTGGAAAAGTTTGGACGGGGATTCGCCTGGCTGGATACCGGCACGCACGATAGCCTGATCGAAGCCAGTCAGTACGTGCAAACCATAGAGCACCGGCAGGGCTTAAAAGTCGCGTGCCTGGAAGAGATCGCCTGGTCCAATCACTGGATAGACAGAGAAACACTTCAGACTCAAGCCGAAGCGCTTGCGAAGACTGAGTACGGACAGTATTTAAAGCGTCTGTTGTGA
- the rfbC gene encoding dTDP-4-dehydrorhamnose 3,5-epimerase, which translates to MYYQPQKLKDLVLITPEVHEDHRGFFMETFRQDEFEKHCGKYQFVQDNHSRSQKGTLRGLHYQLKHPQGKLIRVTQGEVYDVAVDCRKNSPSFGQWQGFTLSAENKHMLWVPPGFAHGFLVMSEIADFVYKCTNYYDPTNERGFRWDDPILDIQWPDIKVDKKISAKDESGTNFSVLLDEL; encoded by the coding sequence ATGTATTACCAACCACAAAAATTAAAGGACCTGGTACTCATAACGCCCGAAGTGCACGAAGACCACCGTGGCTTCTTTATGGAAACGTTTCGTCAGGACGAATTTGAGAAGCATTGCGGAAAGTACCAATTTGTACAAGATAACCACAGCCGCAGTCAAAAAGGCACACTGCGAGGACTGCATTACCAACTAAAACACCCACAGGGCAAGCTGATACGTGTAACACAAGGTGAGGTATATGATGTCGCTGTAGACTGTCGTAAAAACTCGCCTTCCTTTGGTCAATGGCAAGGCTTTACTCTATCGGCAGAAAATAAGCACATGCTGTGGGTGCCACCGGGCTTTGCTCACGGTTTTCTGGTTATGAGTGAAATAGCTGACTTTGTGTACAAGTGTACAAACTATTACGATCCGACTAATGAACGAGGATTTCGATGGGATGATCCAATACTAGACATACAATGGCCTGATATAAAAGTTGATAAAAAAATTTCAGCGAAAGATGAAAGCGGAACTAATTTCTCAGTGCTTTTAGATGAATTGTAG